TCAAAACAATCTAATTTATTCATTCGCCGAGAAGTTCTTTGTGCCTGGTAACTATGCCTAGGGGAACAGtgatcttctttaaatatttgataaatccTTTGACTATTTGTATCGGGCAGCAAGTCTTGATTGTAGAGCCAGACTGGGTATTTGAAATCCGGTATACTCGTTATCCCTGAAACATTAAGGTCAGACTTCTGGCTAGTGAGCCATCGTGGGTAATTCTTTTCAAGATTGTGTTCTGAACTGTCCCTAAAAGATGATTTCTTGTTAGAAGATAAAGATGGTACAGAAACACATTTATTAGCCTTTTTCACAAGTTTTGGGTTTTTCAGCCTACCACAttgctttccttttacatttgtGTATACAACTGGGGTAACTAAGTTATCCTTGCCCAGGAGAGCGGCTGGTTCTTGAAAATTTTGATTCTTTTCACTGTTGGATGAACTCAGTCTTCCAGTACGTTTCTTGCTTTTCTTGCTAATTCCGTGACCTGCTCCAACATAAGTGAAAGAAAATGACCCATCTGCTGGAAGTTTTAATAGATCATCAGTTGTTAGGCTAACGGAGTCCATGTCATTAATAGTCTGTCCTCTACAGGATAAGGACAAATCTTTTTTGTCATCAAGATTTTCAAAAGCTGAAAAACAAAGCATAGTTCTGTTTATCTTCCTGTATCACATATAAAAATACTTCATAATATTCAACAgtaaatgaaaattaagaatCATGTTTGCCATTTTCCCTTCTGGAATATATTACCCCCTTCTAAGAGTAGAATGTAAACTTTTTCCACACTAGGGGCCATTCTGTAAGTGCCTAGTAAAGTGTTAACTGGATTATCAACAGATGCATCTTCCAAACTTGTATTCATGGAAACCTTACCAAGGAAAAACCCTTAACATCTTGTGAATATTACTGTCCCACAGAATACAGATCAGGAAGACTAATATAGCCCTATCCCATCAATTGGAATTGATCAAGTATAAATTCTGAAAGGCTGAGATTTGTTTAAAGTCATTAAGCTAGTTAATGAAAGCTAGAACCACCAAGTCAATGCTATTTCCATTATGCTATAATAGAATGGCTTAAGGGTTTAGGATCAGCCATCTACTATTATTAGTTACATTTCATGATCTTCTCCTCCAAGGTCAAAAGGGGGTCTTACCTGAAAACTCCTGAGAACCAGAAAATTACAGAATCATTTAAGAAATACATCCAGATCTCAATATTACAAGTCATTTTTACcccaaaagaaccaaaaaaagcaTTTAGTTTTCCAAGGCTACAATACATCTCTCAAAATGCTTTAAATCGgtaggcaaaaagaaaacaaagaataaagcATACCATTGTTTGGTTTATAAACATAGTTGGAGAATTCTGGCATATTAGCAGAACATTTATTGATGTTAATCTTTCCAGTGCTTGCACCAAGATACATTTGGCTTAGATCAAAATCATCAATATAGGCCTGTAGAGCCTGAGATGCAGAACTGTACAGTCTATCCTTATACTGAAAAAAGCCATCAGAGTTAGAGGAATTACTACCACTCAGGTTGCAGTTTGCTAACAGAGAAGATACTGAAGATTCCCGAGAACAAACTCTGcgctttgtatttaattttgccaTGGCTTCCTCAAAATGGGTTATTTCTACCCATTTCTCTTAGAAACAACTGTAATACAAAAACGAGAGGTTAAAGTTCCAATTAAAAGGAATAATAGCTATACACAGAGAAATTACTAAATCTGTAAACGTTTtataactttctttaaaaaataaaatccattatctataaattatttttaggtaATGCACATTATAGATTATCTGTTTTAATTATTGTGAATTCCTTCATCAtcaatttagaaaacatttactgatcacctactatgtgcctggaatTATGTATACAAAAATCATCTACGACTATGTATAGAAAGTACCAAGGGAAGAATacgcactttcttttttttaagtcctaAAAACTACTGATGTACAGTCTTTTCTTATGCTGATATAGTCTATGACATCACAATACCTAACATTCCcctatacaaaatatttttaaattcttaagccTACCACCATTtgctgcacatagtaggtgcctgataaatttttaaaaggcatcaaATGACGtagctgaaacaagaaggaacAATGGAGAATACCCACCTTCAACATTTTAAATGCCAATATGTAACTTTAGCCAACCCCTTCCCCCAAG
This genomic stretch from Eubalaena glacialis isolate mEubGla1 chromosome 15, mEubGla1.1.hap2.+ XY, whole genome shotgun sequence harbors:
- the C15H18orf54 gene encoding lung adenoma susceptibility protein 2, translated to MAKLNTKRRVCSRESSVSSLLANCNLSGSNSSNSDGFFQYKDRLYSSASQALQAYIDDFDLSQMYLGASTGKININKCSANMPEFSNYVYKPNNAFENLDDKKDLSLSCRGQTINDMDSVSLTTDDLLKLPADGSFSFTYVGAGHGISKKSKKRTGRLSSSNSEKNQNFQEPAALLGKDNLVTPVVYTNVKGKQCGRLKNPKLVKKANKCVSVPSLSSNKKSSFRDSSEHNLEKNYPRWLTSQKSDLNVSGITSIPDFKYPVWLYNQDLLPDTNSQRIYQIFKEDHCSPRHSYQAQRTSRRMNKLDCFEYSFESSNNSHSLSDDKGLVNEYKCDSEHSQCQCDNPLLPGSEKPFSGDRIELLILKAKRNLEHCTEELPKSMKKDDSPCSLDKLEAERSWENIPVTFKSPVPVNSDDSLQQTSRAKYADRFLEDFLNNDNQSCTLSGGKHHGPVEALKQMLFNLQAVQESFNQNKTTEPKGEIKQVSEDDFSKLQLKESMAPINRSLQKALHHLSRLRDLVDDSSGKQSPKM